In Candidatus Binatia bacterium, the following proteins share a genomic window:
- the tadA gene encoding tRNA adenosine(34) deaminase TadA, with translation MAERDDEMWMRIALAQAEEGAAAGEVPVGAVLVGADGEELARGHNAPRQLCDPTAHAEILTIRRAAQRVGANRLPGTTLYATLEPCALCLGGALQARVKRIVFGAFDPKGGAAGSVVDLTAQSALNHRIETRSGVLEGACAAVLRTFFAERRKK, from the coding sequence ATGGCCGAACGCGACGACGAAATGTGGATGAGGATTGCGCTGGCGCAAGCCGAGGAGGGGGCCGCCGCCGGCGAAGTCCCTGTGGGGGCCGTGCTTGTCGGAGCCGACGGCGAGGAATTGGCCCGCGGCCATAATGCACCACGACAGCTCTGCGACCCGACGGCCCATGCCGAAATTCTCACGATTCGCCGCGCCGCCCAACGTGTGGGAGCCAACAGGCTCCCGGGCACCACGCTTTATGCCACATTGGAGCCCTGCGCTCTCTGCCTCGGTGGAGCGCTGCAAGCGCGCGTGAAACGGATTGTTTTCGGAGCTTTCGACCCAAAAGGGGGCGCCGCCGGCTCGGTGGTCGATTTGACCGCTCAAAGTGCCCTGAATCACAGGATCGAGACCCGTTCGGGAGTCCTCGAAGGGGCCTGTGCGGCCGTGCTCCGAACATTCTTTGCCGAGCGCCGTAAAAAATGA